From the Prunus dulcis chromosome 4, ALMONDv2, whole genome shotgun sequence genome, one window contains:
- the LOC117624483 gene encoding ras-related protein RABA1f, which translates to MAYRADDDYDYLFKVVLIGDSGVGKSNLLSRFTRNEFSLESKSTIGVEFATRSIHVDEKIVKAQIWDTAGQERYRAITSAYYRGAVGALLVYDVTRHVTFENVERWLKELRDHTDSNIVIMLVGNKADLRHLRAVSVEDAKAFAERENTFFMETSALESMNVENAFTEVLTQIYHVVSRKALEVGDDPAALPKGQTINVGNKDDVSAVKKAGCCSA; encoded by the exons ATGGCCTACAGAGCAGATGACGACTACGACTACCTGTTCAAGGTGGTGCTCATAGGCGACTCTGGTGTTGGAAAATCCAACCTTTTGTCCAGGTTCACGCGCAACGAGTTCAGCCTCGAGTCTAAGTCTACCATCGGCGTCGAGTTCGCCACTCGGAGCATCCACGTTGATGAGAAGATCGTCAAGGCCCAGATTTGGGACACCGCCGGCCAAGAAAG GTACCGTGCAATTACAAGTGCATACTACCGAGGAGCTGTTGGTGCTTTGCTTGTCTATGACGTCACCCGGCATGTTACGTTTGAGAATGTTGAAAGATGGTTAAAGGAGCTACGGGATCATACAGACTCCAATATCGTGATAATGCTCGTGGGTAACAAGGCTGACCTGCGTCACCTGCGTGCTGTTTCTGTTGAGGATGCTAAGGCCTTCGCTGAGAGAGAAAACACCTTCTTTATGGAGACATCAGCACTCGAGTCTATGAACGTTGAAAATGCATTCACTGAGGTCCTAACACAAATATACCATGTAGTTAGCCGGAAAGCACTTGAGGTTGGGGATGATCCTGCAGCACTACCTAAGGGACAAACCATAAATGTCGGAAACAAGGATGATGTTTCAGCTGTTAAGAAAGCTGGTTGCTGTTCTGCCTAA